GTGTTTTTCTGAATATAGAATAACACTAAACAACCAAGAATTCGATTTAAATGTGATTTTTTACAAGTATTTCCATAATATGTGCTAGGTAAGGAAGCATGAATTATGTGGAAGGTGGTTATTTAAAACTTGTTGATTTAAGAATAATGAAACCGACATGAATTCATGGTTGTTTTGTAAAACTGGATGCCCATTATGCATGATTTTACACCAAATATTTTGCATGCATGGGTGTGATATTATGTATGGAATCATATATGTGGAGGTTTATGTGAATACTTGGTGGAATTATGAATTGTGAATTATGGATTGCGTATTATGAATTGTGAACTGTGAATTAAATTGTAATATTGATCACGGCTTGTCATGCATTTCATAATTTCTATATTTCCTATATACTGAttatatttctaattaattaacTTGTATGGGTCATAATTTCCTATAGAGACTCTTGCTGGTCCGACCATTAAAGATATACATGTGAGTGGGCACACGATATGCCAAGCGATATATATTGGTGCCTATATTATGAACATATAGGAAGCCCAAAATTAACCCCATGGAACTTGGTTAACTGGAGTTGATATGATCATATCTTCACTCTAGAGACATGGTTCATACCCTTTTAGCATGTGCCTTTTGAATGAGCATCATGTTAGCTGTTTTACATTGATTTCTTATCAAGGATACGCTACCAAGAACCGAAAATGAATGGCTCGCCTATGTATTAGTCGATCTATATGATTGTTCTAATTCGTTGAAAGtccttattctcataatatagttAAACCAAGAGTGTACGTTTAGATAATGTGTAACATGTCCTCATGTTTCTTGATGTTTgtggttgatatatatatatatatatatatatatatatatatatatatatatatatatatatatatatatatatatatatatatatatatatatatatatatatatatatatatatatatatatatatatatatgagagcgTTCAATCGAGAACATTTCTTATTGCGAGAACATTTGAGCACAAATTTGGATCacataattttttaattaaaactataaaataatattcataaaaatcaaTCAattgttacaaacaattaaaaaccCACTAAccaaaaccactcaccacccatcaccactgcctaccacccaccaccatctccaccaccaccaactaccaCACCCACCACCATGCACCACCACTCATCACTACCGACCACCACCAATCATAACCACCACCTGCCTCCACTACCGCCCGCTACCACCACCCCCACCCATCaaccaccaaaaccaccacccgccacaaccatcaccacctaCCTCCACCGCCCTTACCCATCTCAATCACCTATCacaaccacccaccaccaccacctatcaccacgCACCAAAACCACCACTCGCCACGACTAGCACCCactaccaccatcaccacccaccaccatcaccacccgcTAACACCACccccacccaccacccaccaaaaccaccacccgTCACTACCATCACTACCTACCTCCACCACCCCTACCCACCTCAATCACCCATtgccaccacccgccaccaccaccctcCACCACCACGACCTATCagcacccaccaccaccacacaTCACCGccatccatcaccaccacctccacccacctcccaccaaaaccaccacttGCCACATTAGTacccgccaccgccaccaccatcaccacccaccacctaccaccaccacccaccaccactacctaccaaccaccacccgccaccacctcCAACCACCACACCCACCACCATGCACCATAACTCATCACTACCGAACACCACCACTCACCTCCATTACCACCTGTTACCACCACCCCCACCCATCACCCATaaaaaccaccacccaccaccaccattacCACCTACCTCCACCACTCATTTCCACCTTCCCCATCCACCTCAATCACCCATCACCAtcaaccacctccaccaccacctgttaCCACCACGCCCACCCATGACTTGCAAAACCCACAACCATTACCACCTACCTCTACCACTAATCACCACCTTCCCCACCCACCTCAATCACCCATCACCAACATCCACTACCACCTCAATCACCTATCACCACCATCCACTACCGCCTACcactcaccaccatcaccactcgTTACTACCATTagtcaccaccacctccacccaccacccaccaaaaccaacactcgccaccaccatcaccacccaccaccaccaccatccatcACCACTACCTGCCCCCATCACCCccaaccaccacccacccaccTCCACCAGTATCACTACCACCCACCCATTACCCACCGTTATGACCATCACCTGCCATTACCACCAACCACCACTCATCACCACCACCGACCTCCACCATCCACcccccaccaccacccatcaccacctatcaccaccacccaccttcATCACCCATAACCACCCCACCCATCACCCACCAAAACCAACATACACCATCACCACCAACTgccacccacccacccaccaccaccacctatcacctTCACTTGTTTCCACCACCTATCACCTTCACTCGTttccaccacctatcaccacTACTCGTCACCGCCACCTACCACCCACCATAATCACCACCCTACATGTCACCCCTAGCAccattcaccaccaccaccacctactaCCTACCACCACCAAACATCATTACACACCACCtgtgattatgtgtatataatcacatgtgattatttgtaattaataacatgtga
The genomic region above belongs to Lactuca sativa cultivar Salinas chromosome 4, Lsat_Salinas_v11, whole genome shotgun sequence and contains:
- the LOC111917928 gene encoding leucine-rich repeat extensin-like protein 3, whose translation is MTITCHYHQPPLITTTDLHHPPPTTTHHHLSPPPTFITHNHPTHHPPKPTYTITTNCHPPTHHHHLSPSLVSTTYHLHSFPPPITTTRHRHLPPTIITTLHVTPSTIHHHHHLLPTTTKHHYTPPVIMCI